In Flammeovirgaceae bacterium 311, one DNA window encodes the following:
- a CDS encoding hypothetical protein (COG0454 Histone acetyltransferase HPA2 and related acetyltransferases), protein MKKFLLGVLGVFMFIGAANAQEFKPVKIGVGLGYAVAGGEGAGGGVLFYVEPMYRLSDEIAVGLRWENAAVLKADINDDGSFGSLSVAGIGSYTLSGQYYFSNKGFRPLVGAGFGLYNVSTAAADENSSTTSVSWEKQSKFGFYPRVGFDAGHFNLLLEYNLIPASEVKATDMNGDATTISVKNSYIGIKAGVSILGGRKK, encoded by the coding sequence ATGAAAAAGTTTCTATTGGGTGTATTAGGTGTATTTATGTTCATTGGAGCAGCTAATGCACAGGAGTTCAAACCAGTTAAGATTGGTGTTGGTCTAGGCTATGCCGTAGCTGGTGGCGAAGGTGCTGGTGGTGGTGTACTTTTCTATGTTGAGCCTATGTACCGCCTAAGCGATGAGATTGCTGTTGGCCTGAGATGGGAGAATGCTGCGGTATTGAAAGCAGACATCAATGATGACGGATCTTTCGGTAGCCTGAGTGTTGCTGGTATTGGTTCTTATACATTGAGCGGTCAGTATTATTTCAGCAACAAAGGTTTCCGTCCGTTGGTGGGTGCAGGTTTTGGCTTATATAATGTAAGCACAGCTGCTGCCGACGAGAATTCGTCTACAACATCTGTTAGCTGGGAAAAACAAAGCAAATTTGGCTTCTATCCTCGCGTAGGTTTCGATGCAGGTCACTTCAATCTTCTTCTTGAATACAACCTGATCCCTGCCTCTGAAGTGAAAGCTACAGACATGAATGGCGATGCTACTACAATCAGTGTAAAAAACAGCTACATTGGTATTAAAGCTGGTGTTTCTATCCTTGGTGGCAGAAAAAAGTAA
- a CDS encoding delta-aminolevulinic acid dehydratase (COG0113 Delta-aminolevulinic acid dehydratase) — protein sequence MLHRPRRNRKSAAIRALVEETQVHTRNLIYPLFVIEGKNQQVEVASMPGQFRRSPDLLLKEIEECLELGVTSFDLFPAFPDELKDKGATLSYNPDNFYLQTIRMVKKELPEACLMSDVALDPYNSDGHDGLVRGGKILNDETLEVLAKMAVAQAEAGIDIIGPSDMMDGRVEYLRNALDERGFTEVSIMSYTAKYASAFYNPFRDALDSAPREGEGIPTNKKTYQMNPANSREALLEADLDAAEGADFLMVKPALAYLDIIKLLKDNYNLPIAAYNVSGEYAMVKAAAERGWLNGEAIMLETLLSIKRAGADIILTYFAKEFAQLQANR from the coding sequence ATGCTTCACCGTCCACGTCGCAATAGAAAATCGGCTGCCATACGCGCCCTGGTAGAGGAAACCCAGGTACACACCCGCAACCTGATTTATCCACTCTTTGTAATAGAGGGCAAAAACCAGCAGGTAGAGGTAGCCTCCATGCCCGGCCAGTTTCGCCGTTCCCCAGATCTGCTCCTGAAAGAAATTGAAGAATGCCTGGAGCTGGGTGTTACCTCCTTCGATCTTTTTCCGGCCTTTCCCGATGAGCTGAAGGACAAAGGAGCTACGCTTAGCTACAATCCAGATAACTTTTACCTGCAGACCATCCGTATGGTAAAAAAAGAATTGCCAGAAGCCTGCCTGATGAGCGACGTAGCCCTGGACCCCTATAATTCCGACGGGCACGATGGTTTGGTGCGGGGCGGCAAAATTCTTAACGATGAAACCCTGGAAGTACTCGCTAAAATGGCTGTGGCCCAGGCAGAGGCCGGTATCGATATTATAGGCCCCTCTGATATGATGGACGGCCGTGTGGAGTACCTGCGCAATGCCCTGGATGAGCGGGGCTTTACCGAAGTGAGCATTATGAGCTACACCGCCAAATATGCCAGTGCCTTTTATAATCCTTTCCGCGATGCCCTGGATAGTGCGCCCCGCGAAGGCGAAGGCATTCCCACAAACAAGAAAACGTACCAGATGAACCCGGCCAACAGCCGTGAAGCATTACTGGAGGCAGATCTGGATGCCGCCGAAGGCGCCGATTTCCTGATGGTTAAACCCGCTCTGGCTTATCTGGATATTATAAAACTGCTGAAGGATAATTACAACCTGCCTATTGCCGCCTATAACGTGAGCGGTGAGTATGCCATGGTAAAAGCAGCTGCCGAACGAGGCTGGCTCAACGGCGAAGCCATTATGCTGGAAACCCTGCTAAGTATTAAACGGGCAGGCGCCGACATTATCCTTACCTACTTTGCTAAAGAGTTTGCACAGCTGCAGGCAAACCGGTAA
- a CDS encoding ankyrin repeat-containing protein, which translates to MRVLFLLILFVSAYASAQQHPPVHQPPVWRPGLGYTPDLSPQAYKAFERWSRLAFRSNLSDEEKKELETINLRYVFDESRESLEHIEGVACSWYCGGGPYAITASSALKPQGSNSYEAEKAHDLSFLGTWVEGAPGNGFGEWLEYRFAAGSPRITEIKIYNGYIKNEKAWQENGRVRTLKLYVNDKPTALLKLEDSRAEQSFKLPEPWGRTPQQQELVLRFEIVDVYKGSKYEDTALTEIFFDGLDVHCFVKGSLVSMADGSFRPIEQLREGDVVLSYNQSTEDTEPAEILGTAMATHCKLLRLNFDNGTSIITTPDHPFLLSYGKWASFEPAKSRIYTGFEGVYRKIEGGDVFNYIGYPNVHGLVRLVKIEELHAPQPTYTITRLSGKNQAFIVNGLVVGTEELEEDTTTAQLAD; encoded by the coding sequence ATGCGCGTTTTATTCCTGCTTATCCTATTTGTATCTGCCTACGCCTCTGCCCAGCAACACCCTCCGGTTCATCAACCCCCTGTCTGGCGTCCAGGCCTGGGCTATACACCAGACCTAAGCCCGCAGGCCTATAAAGCTTTTGAACGCTGGAGCAGGCTGGCTTTTCGCTCAAACCTTTCCGACGAAGAAAAAAAGGAGCTGGAAACCATAAACCTCAGGTATGTATTTGATGAATCCAGAGAAAGCCTGGAGCATATAGAAGGTGTTGCCTGCAGCTGGTACTGCGGTGGCGGTCCTTATGCCATTACGGCTTCTTCGGCACTTAAGCCCCAGGGCAGCAACAGCTACGAGGCAGAAAAAGCCCATGACTTAAGCTTTTTAGGAACTTGGGTAGAGGGTGCTCCGGGTAATGGTTTTGGCGAGTGGCTGGAGTACCGCTTTGCTGCCGGCAGCCCCCGCATTACCGAAATTAAGATTTACAACGGCTATATAAAAAACGAAAAAGCCTGGCAGGAAAACGGCAGGGTAAGAACCCTGAAACTATATGTAAACGATAAGCCTACGGCCCTGCTGAAGCTTGAAGACAGTCGCGCCGAACAATCTTTTAAACTGCCCGAACCCTGGGGACGCACACCCCAGCAGCAGGAGCTTGTGCTGCGCTTTGAGATTGTTGATGTGTACAAGGGCAGCAAATACGAAGATACCGCCCTTACAGAGATCTTTTTTGATGGCCTCGATGTACATTGTTTTGTGAAAGGATCACTGGTAAGTATGGCCGATGGCAGCTTCAGGCCAATTGAGCAGCTCCGCGAGGGCGATGTGGTGCTTTCTTATAACCAGAGCACAGAAGATACCGAACCCGCTGAAATATTAGGCACTGCCATGGCCACCCATTGCAAATTACTGCGGTTGAATTTTGATAATGGCACCAGCATTATTACCACCCCGGATCATCCCTTTTTGCTCTCCTACGGCAAGTGGGCTTCTTTTGAGCCCGCCAAATCACGCATTTACACAGGCTTTGAAGGCGTATACCGAAAAATAGAAGGCGGCGATGTTTTCAATTACATCGGTTACCCAAATGTACATGGCCTGGTGCGGCTGGTAAAAATTGAAGAACTGCACGCCCCCCAGCCCACCTACACCATTACCCGCTTATCCGGAAAAAACCAGGCATTTATTGTAAACGGCCTGGTAGTAGGTACCGAAGAGCTGGAAGAAGACACTACCACCGCACAGCTTGCGGACTAA
- a CDS encoding Family S9A serine protease (COG1505 Serine proteases of the peptidase family S9A), protein MIIKIVCGAAALGLLAACTSTPATTEVNQETNRNAEMQTPKYPLTQKVDTIDTYFGEQVADPYRWLEDDRSAETEAWVKAQNLVTETYLDLIPYRDKIKDRLTRIWNYPKTGAPSREGNAWYVYRNNGLQNQYVLYRMDQPGQDGEVFLDPNKWSEDGTVALGSVSFSKDGRYVAYSVSESGSDWQTIRVMEAASQKQLNDEVRWVKFSGMSWAGDGFYYSAYDAPKDGDALKGKNEYHKIYYHKLGTPQSQDRLVYEDKQHPLRNFYAQTTEDERFLIIYGSEGTSGNNVLVKDLSKPNSQLVSVVEDFKKDHNVVDADGNSLLLLTTLDAPNKRLVRVDLGMPQSQNWIDVIPETSRLLESAETAGGKLFVTYMQDAASKVYQYSKQGKQEHELQLPDIGSASGFDAKPEDQELYYTFTSFTSPGTIYRYNIQTGESTLFEAPKLDFDFASYETKQVFYTSKDGTKVPMFIVHKRGLKLDGSNPTYLYSYGGFDISMRPAFSVARLAWLEQGGIYAQPSIRGGGEYGQAWHEGGMKQSKQNVFDDFIAAAEYLINEKYTSKEKLAVSGGSNGGLLVGAVMTQRPDLFQVALPAVGVLDMLRYHKFTIGWAWAVEYGSSEDSQEMFRYLLGYSPLHNIKEGVAYPATMVTTADHDDRVVPAHSFKFISTLQEKGAPGERAPGNPYLIRIETKAGHGAGKPTAKQIEEWADRYAFTWYNMNFIPDFDRLESRNVEAK, encoded by the coding sequence ATGATAATAAAAATTGTGTGTGGTGCTGCCGCTTTAGGACTGCTGGCTGCATGTACCTCTACGCCTGCTACCACGGAGGTAAATCAGGAAACTAATAGAAATGCTGAAATGCAAACACCCAAGTACCCACTTACCCAAAAAGTGGATACCATAGACACTTATTTTGGCGAGCAGGTGGCCGACCCCTACCGCTGGCTAGAGGATGACCGCTCTGCCGAGACAGAGGCATGGGTGAAAGCTCAGAACCTGGTTACAGAAACATATCTTGATCTTATTCCTTACCGGGATAAGATCAAAGACAGGCTTACCCGGATCTGGAACTATCCTAAAACAGGTGCCCCCTCCCGGGAAGGGAACGCCTGGTACGTTTACCGCAACAACGGGCTGCAAAACCAGTACGTGCTCTACCGCATGGATCAGCCCGGGCAGGATGGAGAGGTGTTTCTGGACCCCAACAAGTGGAGCGAAGATGGTACCGTTGCCCTGGGGAGTGTAAGTTTTTCCAAAGATGGCAGGTATGTTGCTTACTCGGTTTCAGAATCAGGATCAGACTGGCAAACCATTCGGGTAATGGAGGCTGCCAGCCAGAAACAGCTGAATGATGAGGTGCGCTGGGTAAAATTTTCCGGCATGAGCTGGGCCGGCGATGGCTTCTACTACAGCGCTTATGATGCCCCCAAAGATGGCGACGCCCTGAAGGGGAAAAATGAATATCACAAGATTTACTACCACAAGCTGGGCACTCCTCAAAGCCAGGACAGGCTGGTGTATGAAGATAAACAGCACCCTCTGCGAAACTTTTATGCCCAAACTACCGAAGATGAACGCTTCCTGATCATTTACGGCTCAGAAGGCACGAGTGGTAACAATGTGCTGGTGAAAGATCTTAGCAAGCCCAACAGCCAGCTTGTTAGCGTAGTAGAAGATTTCAAAAAAGACCATAATGTTGTAGATGCTGATGGCAACAGCCTGCTGCTGCTCACTACCCTTGATGCGCCTAATAAGCGCCTGGTGCGGGTAGATCTGGGTATGCCACAATCGCAAAACTGGATAGATGTAATCCCGGAAACCAGCCGTTTGCTGGAGAGTGCTGAGACTGCGGGCGGTAAACTCTTTGTTACCTACATGCAGGATGCCGCCAGTAAGGTATACCAGTACAGCAAACAGGGCAAGCAGGAGCATGAACTGCAACTGCCCGATATTGGCAGTGCCAGCGGTTTTGATGCTAAGCCCGAAGACCAGGAGCTTTACTATACCTTTACCTCCTTTACCAGTCCGGGTACCATTTACAGGTATAATATTCAGACTGGGGAGAGCACCCTTTTTGAAGCGCCAAAACTGGATTTTGACTTTGCCAGTTACGAAACCAAACAGGTGTTTTATACCAGCAAGGATGGCACCAAAGTACCTATGTTTATTGTGCACAAAAGGGGGCTGAAGCTGGATGGCAGCAACCCTACCTACCTCTATAGTTATGGTGGTTTCGATATCAGCATGCGCCCTGCCTTTAGTGTGGCGCGTCTGGCCTGGCTGGAGCAGGGAGGCATCTATGCACAGCCCAGCATCAGGGGCGGTGGCGAGTACGGACAGGCCTGGCACGAGGGCGGTATGAAGCAAAGCAAGCAAAACGTATTCGACGACTTTATTGCGGCTGCTGAATACCTGATCAATGAAAAGTATACCAGCAAAGAAAAACTTGCGGTGAGCGGCGGCTCTAACGGTGGCTTGCTGGTAGGAGCGGTAATGACCCAGCGCCCCGACCTCTTCCAGGTAGCCCTGCCAGCCGTAGGAGTACTGGATATGCTGCGCTACCACAAATTTACCATTGGCTGGGCCTGGGCAGTAGAATATGGCAGTTCGGAAGACAGCCAGGAGATGTTCCGCTACCTGCTGGGTTACTCACCCCTGCACAATATAAAAGAAGGGGTGGCATACCCTGCTACCATGGTAACCACCGCCGACCACGACGACCGTGTGGTACCGGCGCACAGCTTTAAGTTTATCAGTACGCTGCAGGAGAAGGGCGCTCCAGGCGAACGCGCCCCGGGTAACCCTTACCTGATTCGCATAGAAACCAAAGCAGGCCATGGTGCCGGTAAGCCAACGGCCAAGCAAATAGAAGAGTGGGCCGACCGCTACGCCTTTACCTGGTACAACATGAACTTTATACCTGATTTTGATCGGCTGGAGAGCAGAAATGTTGAGGCTAAGTAA
- a CDS encoding N-acetyltransferase GCN5 (COG0454 Histone acetyltransferase HPA2 and related acetyltransferases), with protein sequence MRDRENITIRTGTREDLPQVLGLIKELAEYERAPQEVDNTVERMEQDGFGPEKVFDFLVAEKEGRIVGLALYYWSYSTWKGKCMYLEDLVVTESQRRFGVGRLLFRELIKIAREKDVRRLSWQVLEWNEPAIQFYKGIGAQLDPEWINGRLTYEQLKHIE encoded by the coding sequence ATGAGAGACAGAGAAAATATCACCATCCGCACCGGCACCCGCGAAGATCTGCCGCAGGTGCTGGGGCTTATTAAGGAGCTGGCAGAGTACGAACGTGCACCACAGGAAGTTGATAATACCGTGGAGCGCATGGAGCAGGATGGCTTCGGTCCGGAAAAAGTATTTGATTTTTTAGTGGCTGAAAAGGAAGGCCGTATCGTTGGCCTGGCCCTGTACTACTGGAGCTACAGCACCTGGAAGGGCAAATGCATGTACCTGGAGGACCTGGTTGTTACCGAAAGCCAGCGTCGCTTTGGCGTAGGGCGCCTGCTTTTCCGGGAGCTCATTAAAATAGCCAGAGAAAAAGATGTGCGCCGCTTAAGCTGGCAGGTGTTGGAATGGAACGAACCCGCCATCCAGTTTTACAAAGGAATAGGCGCCCAGCTAGACCCCGAATGGATCAACGGCCGCCTTACTTACGAGCAGCTGAAGCATATTGAGTAG
- a CDS encoding hypothetical protein (COG2324 Predicted membrane protein), whose translation MQRTIPSKELSSARRYAPVLLAASYLTGLVGLLIPQSRELFQLLTPFHLLLTAAILFWFHREWNAPFMLFCGLAFAVGYGVEVAGVHTGKIFGEYRYGDAFGVKLFEVPLLMGLNWLVLVYIAGVICEPLRWPAWAKAALAAAMLIVLDMLMEPITSTYDFWYWADGEIPLQNFIAWFVTAYLLLLLFYLLPLQRHNPMALPLYIMQLIFFGSLFLFT comes from the coding sequence ATGCAACGAACAATACCTTCTAAAGAGCTTAGCTCTGCCAGGCGCTATGCGCCTGTGCTCCTGGCTGCTTCCTATTTAACGGGGCTTGTGGGCTTGTTAATACCTCAGAGCAGGGAGCTTTTTCAGCTGCTTACCCCTTTTCATTTGCTGCTTACTGCAGCCATCCTCTTTTGGTTTCATAGGGAATGGAATGCGCCATTTATGCTTTTTTGCGGACTTGCATTTGCAGTAGGGTATGGTGTAGAAGTGGCCGGCGTGCATACAGGTAAAATTTTTGGGGAGTACCGTTATGGCGATGCCTTTGGTGTAAAGCTTTTTGAGGTGCCGCTGTTAATGGGGCTCAACTGGCTGGTACTGGTATACATAGCAGGGGTAATTTGTGAACCCCTTAGGTGGCCTGCCTGGGCAAAGGCAGCCCTTGCAGCAGCCATGCTCATTGTGCTTGATATGCTCATGGAGCCCATTACCAGTACTTACGATTTCTGGTACTGGGCAGATGGAGAGATACCGCTGCAGAACTTTATTGCATGGTTTGTTACCGCCTATTTATTACTGCTGCTGTTCTACCTGCTACCCCTGCAGCGGCACAATCCAATGGCGCTACCTTTGTATATTATGCAGCTTATCTTCTTTGGTTCTTTGTTTTTGTTTACGTAA
- a CDS encoding fatty acid hydroxylase (COG3000 Sterol desaturase), producing MEGLFTAIGSFILMEVISWAMHKYIMHGPLWHIHKTHHVHEKGFFELNDLFSLFFGSIAVALIVLGLEHSNPYALGAGVGVSVYGLTYFVLHDVLIHRRIKALGKLRNPYLKALADAHRDHHRTRKRDGAVVFGLLWVPLRYFRQQNRKGRIA from the coding sequence ATGGAGGGGCTGTTTACAGCAATCGGTAGTTTTATTTTAATGGAGGTAATTTCCTGGGCTATGCATAAGTATATTATGCATGGGCCGCTCTGGCACATACACAAAACACATCATGTGCATGAAAAAGGATTTTTTGAGCTGAATGACCTGTTTTCGCTGTTTTTTGGCAGCATTGCAGTAGCATTAATTGTGCTGGGATTAGAACATAGTAACCCATATGCATTAGGAGCTGGTGTAGGAGTTTCTGTTTATGGTTTAACATATTTTGTGTTGCATGACGTACTCATACACCGGCGAATAAAAGCATTAGGGAAATTGCGAAATCCGTACCTGAAGGCACTGGCAGATGCACACCGCGATCATCATCGTACCCGGAAACGGGATGGCGCAGTTGTCTTTGGCTTGTTATGGGTTCCGCTTCGATACTTCAGACAGCAAAACCGGAAAGGAAGGATAGCGTGA
- a CDS encoding putative transcriptional regulator (COG0789 Predicted transcriptional regulators) — MSHYSIKDLEHLSGIKAHTLRIWEQRYNFLHPKRTDTNIRLYDDDDLRLILNVSLLRDNGYKISKIAGMDARQIGEAVRQITDQQTSHHNEQIHALSLAMIDLDEERFEKIMSTNILQQGFEQTMLQVVFPFLRKIGVLWQTGSVSPAQEHFISNLIRQKLIVAIDGTYVSSKDKSRKYLLYLPEGELHELTLLFCYYVIKSRKNRVIYLGQNVPLPDVESTYQIYNPDYVLTVITTNKSVAKTQKYINMVGDKFKGAQLLLSGYQLLSNDIKLPPNATLLRRLEDFVSLMVQRSEKSIFQE, encoded by the coding sequence GTGAGCCACTACTCTATTAAAGATTTAGAACATCTTTCGGGCATAAAAGCCCACACCCTGCGTATTTGGGAGCAGCGTTATAATTTTCTGCACCCCAAGCGTACAGACACCAACATCCGTCTTTATGATGATGATGACCTAAGGCTCATACTAAACGTATCCCTGCTGCGCGACAACGGCTATAAGATATCAAAAATTGCGGGGATGGATGCCAGGCAGATCGGCGAAGCCGTGCGGCAGATCACAGACCAGCAAACCAGCCACCACAATGAACAGATCCATGCCCTTAGCCTGGCTATGATAGATCTGGACGAGGAGCGTTTTGAAAAGATCATGTCGACCAATATTCTGCAGCAGGGATTTGAGCAAACAATGCTGCAGGTGGTATTTCCTTTTTTGCGCAAAATAGGGGTGCTCTGGCAAACTGGCTCTGTGAGCCCGGCCCAGGAGCACTTTATTTCTAACCTGATTCGCCAGAAGCTGATTGTGGCCATAGATGGCACCTATGTATCCAGCAAAGACAAAAGCCGCAAGTACCTGCTCTATTTACCCGAGGGAGAGCTGCATGAGCTAACCCTGCTGTTTTGCTACTATGTTATCAAGAGTCGCAAGAACCGGGTGATTTACCTGGGCCAGAATGTTCCCCTGCCCGATGTGGAAAGTACCTATCAGATCTACAACCCGGATTATGTGCTAACTGTCATCACCACAAACAAGTCGGTAGCAAAAACCCAGAAATACATTAACATGGTAGGCGATAAATTTAAAGGTGCGCAGCTGCTGCTTTCGGGCTATCAGTTGTTAAGCAACGATATCAAACTGCCGCCCAATGCAACCCTGCTCAGGAGGCTGGAAGATTTTGTCAGCCTGATGGTACAGCGTAGCGAAAAAAGCATATTTCAGGAGTAA
- a CDS encoding ECF subfamily RNA polymerase sigma-24 subunit (COG1595 DNA-directed RNA polymerase specialized sigma subunit, sigma24 homolog) produces MTALEFSYSLNKMSKSLKPFALKLTKDMEEANDLLQETILKAFTNRDKFADGTNLKAWLYTIMKNTFITNYQRMVRRNTFIDTTDNLHYINSTENITENLAYTSFALKDINEAIVNLEDAYKTPFMMHFRGFKYHEIADKLNIPIGTVKNRIHIARKELKGKLKNYAVK; encoded by the coding sequence ATGACAGCACTAGAGTTCAGCTATTCCCTCAACAAGATGTCCAAATCCCTAAAGCCATTTGCGCTTAAGCTTACTAAAGACATGGAGGAAGCCAATGATCTGTTGCAGGAGACCATCCTGAAAGCCTTTACGAATCGAGATAAGTTTGCCGACGGTACCAATCTTAAAGCTTGGTTATATACAATTATGAAAAACACCTTTATTACCAACTATCAGCGGATGGTAAGAAGAAATACGTTCATCGACACTACTGATAACCTGCACTACATTAACTCTACGGAGAACATTACAGAGAATTTAGCATACACAAGCTTTGCGCTTAAAGACATTAATGAGGCCATTGTAAATCTCGAAGATGCTTACAAAACGCCTTTCATGATGCACTTCCGTGGTTTTAAATACCATGAGATTGCAGATAAGTTAAATATTCCAATAGGTACGGTAAAAAACCGCATACACATAGCACGTAAGGAGCTTAAGGGCAAACTGAAGAACTATGCGGTGAAGTAG
- a CDS encoding phytoene desaturase (COG1233 Phytoene dehydrogenase and related proteins): protein MNKQIVVIGAGFAGLAAASCLAKAGHSVTVVEKNITPGGRARAFKAGGFMYDMGPSWYWMPDVFEQYFALFGHSPADFYDLRRLDPSYRVFFGKDDMQDLPAAMQDLYALFNSLEPGSGRALQEFLQQAAYKYKVGMKDLVYRPGRSLKEFMSLRLLLDVLKLDVFKSLHGHARKFFSHPQLLQIVEFPVLFLGATPQNTPALYSLMNYADMGLGTWYPMGGMHKIVEGMVKVAQDQGVQLVLDCPVHQIVVEKGKATKVVTAKGDFKADVVVAGADYHHVEQELLDPQWRTYGTDYWKKRTMAPSSLLFYLGVNKRLQNLQHHNLFFDRDFGKHAQEIYQQPQWPSDPLFYACVPSITDPTVAPAGSENLFLLVPVAPGLEDTEEVREHYYNRIMTRLEDLTGQSVADAVVYKRSYAHKDFMSDYHAFRGNAYGLANTLRQTALLKPSLKSKKVKNLYYTGQLTVPGPGVPPSLISGQVVAGEINKDIAN, encoded by the coding sequence ATGAACAAACAAATAGTAGTAATAGGAGCAGGTTTTGCCGGACTGGCAGCTGCTTCATGTCTGGCTAAAGCCGGGCACTCTGTAACGGTAGTAGAAAAAAATATAACCCCCGGTGGGCGTGCTCGCGCGTTCAAAGCTGGGGGTTTTATGTATGATATGGGCCCCAGCTGGTACTGGATGCCTGATGTTTTTGAGCAGTATTTCGCTCTTTTCGGCCACTCACCAGCAGACTTTTACGACCTGCGCCGACTAGACCCTTCTTACAGGGTGTTTTTTGGGAAGGACGATATGCAGGATTTGCCTGCTGCCATGCAGGACCTGTATGCGCTGTTCAACAGCCTGGAGCCCGGCAGTGGCAGAGCCCTGCAGGAGTTTTTGCAGCAGGCAGCTTATAAATATAAGGTGGGCATGAAAGACCTGGTGTACAGGCCCGGCCGAAGCCTGAAAGAATTTATGAGCCTGCGCCTGCTGCTGGATGTACTTAAGCTGGATGTATTCAAGTCTTTGCATGGGCATGCGCGCAAGTTTTTCAGCCATCCGCAGTTGCTGCAGATAGTAGAATTTCCGGTGCTGTTCCTTGGGGCCACTCCACAAAATACACCTGCACTTTACAGCCTGATGAACTATGCCGATATGGGCCTGGGCACCTGGTACCCTATGGGAGGTATGCATAAAATTGTGGAGGGCATGGTAAAGGTAGCCCAGGATCAGGGCGTGCAGCTGGTACTGGATTGCCCCGTGCACCAAATAGTGGTAGAAAAGGGCAAAGCAACCAAAGTAGTAACTGCTAAAGGAGATTTTAAAGCCGATGTGGTGGTGGCAGGTGCAGATTATCACCATGTGGAGCAGGAGTTGCTGGATCCGCAATGGCGCACCTATGGAACTGATTACTGGAAAAAACGGACCATGGCTCCCTCCAGCCTCTTATTTTACCTGGGTGTTAACAAGCGGCTCCAGAATTTGCAGCACCACAACCTGTTTTTTGATCGCGATTTCGGAAAGCATGCGCAGGAAATTTACCAGCAGCCGCAATGGCCCAGCGATCCGCTCTTTTATGCCTGCGTACCTTCTATTACAGATCCAACTGTGGCCCCTGCCGGATCTGAAAACCTGTTTCTGCTGGTGCCGGTAGCACCAGGCCTGGAGGATACGGAAGAAGTCCGAGAGCACTATTATAATCGTATTATGACAAGGCTGGAAGACCTGACAGGCCAGTCGGTAGCAGATGCAGTGGTATACAAGCGCAGCTATGCCCATAAAGATTTTATGAGTGATTACCATGCTTTCCGGGGCAATGCATATGGTTTAGCCAATACCCTGCGCCAGACAGCACTCCTGAAGCCTTCTCTGAAAAGTAAAAAGGTAAAAAACCTTTACTATACAGGCCAGCTAACTGTGCCGGGACCCGGTGTTCCGCCTTCACTGATATCAGGACAGGTGGTAGCCGGTGAGATTAACAAAGACATAGCAAATTAA